Proteins from a genomic interval of Halopseudomonas litoralis:
- a CDS encoding HD domain-containing protein, protein MSEQRATFRAMQEGTAEDWSLIAGHFRPFAKQLPDRILTHLRLLDGDFGGFPIDRLQHSLQTATRAHRDGRDEEYVICALLHDIGDTLGSYNHPDIAAAMLKPFVSEENLWMVEKHGVFQGYYFFHHLGMDRHLREQFKDHPLYQRTAEFCALYDAPAFDPEYATEPLSFFEPMLRRVFARPRQSMYA, encoded by the coding sequence ATGAGCGAGCAACGTGCCACTTTCCGTGCCATGCAGGAAGGCACCGCCGAGGACTGGAGCCTCATAGCCGGTCACTTCCGCCCCTTTGCCAAGCAATTGCCCGACCGCATCCTGACCCACCTGCGCCTGCTCGACGGCGACTTCGGCGGTTTTCCCATCGACCGTCTGCAACACTCCCTGCAGACGGCCACCCGCGCGCACCGCGATGGACGCGACGAAGAGTACGTCATCTGCGCCCTGCTGCACGATATCGGCGATACCCTTGGCAGTTACAACCATCCCGATATCGCCGCCGCCATGCTCAAGCCCTTCGTCTCGGAAGAGAATCTGTGGATGGTGGAAAAACACGGTGTATTCCAGGGCTATTACTTTTTCCATCATCTGGGAATGGACCGGCATCTGCGCGAGCAATTCAAGGACCACCCCTTGTATCAGCGCACCGCCGAGTTCTGCGCGCTGTACGATGCCCCGGCCTTCGACCCCGAGTATGCGACCGAACCCCTGAGCTTTTTCGAGCCCATGTTGAGACGGGTATTTGCCCGCCCGCGCCAGTCCATGTACGCCTGA
- a CDS encoding adenylate/guanylate cyclase domain-containing protein gives MTLQTRIQPVRPPLEGYYSRIMAYFCVAVIFAAIAHEQSSPSPLNIGVIIYALLYPHLIQLLSKFQRKTGARTQRLGLLGLDAIHTGIFITLCQFSMVPSLVFILLISFASIIIGGPLYLFAAGLLTLAGCMLSAAVLSPDPQFASSQLLAFCSLVSGGAFTVIIAAFVYRQGRHLEHAQHLITAEQEKTAELASNLAKYLSPQVWESIFSGNQRVTLETRRKKLTVFFSDIRGFTELAEEMEAEALTDLLNNYLNEMSRIALQYGGTIDKFIGDSVMVFFGDPVSRGAKQDAEAAVSMAIAMRKHMKVLRQQWRSQGITRPLEIRMGLSTGYCTVGNFGADMRMDYTIIGREVNLASRLESAAEAGEILIPHETWSLIKDLIMCRDKGRIEVKGFGRPVQIYQVVGLRRDLGAAPTFVEHELPGFSMYLDTSGIRNYDKEDIVRSLELAARKLRDKVII, from the coding sequence ATGACGTTGCAAACCCGCATACAACCAGTACGTCCGCCCTTGGAGGGCTACTACTCCAGAATCATGGCCTATTTCTGTGTCGCCGTGATTTTCGCCGCCATTGCCCATGAGCAGTCATCGCCGTCGCCGTTGAACATCGGCGTGATCATCTATGCACTGCTGTATCCCCATCTGATCCAGTTGCTATCCAAATTCCAACGCAAGACCGGCGCGCGTACGCAACGCCTTGGATTGCTCGGGCTGGACGCGATACATACCGGCATATTCATCACCCTGTGTCAGTTCAGCATGGTTCCCAGTCTGGTCTTCATACTGCTGATCAGCTTTGCCAGCATCATTATTGGCGGGCCGCTGTATCTGTTCGCTGCAGGTTTGCTGACGCTGGCCGGGTGCATGCTCTCGGCAGCCGTTCTCTCCCCCGACCCGCAGTTCGCCAGCAGCCAGCTACTGGCCTTCTGCAGTCTGGTCAGCGGCGGCGCCTTCACCGTGATCATCGCCGCCTTCGTCTATCGCCAGGGGCGACATCTGGAACATGCGCAGCACCTGATCACCGCCGAACAGGAAAAAACCGCAGAGCTGGCCAGCAATCTGGCCAAATACCTGTCACCACAGGTATGGGAGTCGATCTTCTCCGGCAACCAGCGGGTGACCCTGGAAACCCGCCGCAAGAAGCTGACCGTGTTCTTCTCCGACATCCGCGGCTTTACCGAGCTGGCCGAGGAAATGGAAGCCGAAGCCCTCACCGACCTGCTGAATAACTATCTCAACGAGATGTCGCGCATCGCCCTGCAGTACGGCGGCACCATCGACAAATTCATCGGTGACAGCGTCATGGTGTTCTTCGGTGATCCGGTCAGCCGGGGAGCCAAACAGGATGCCGAGGCCGCCGTGTCCATGGCCATTGCCATGCGCAAGCACATGAAGGTCCTGCGCCAGCAGTGGCGCAGCCAGGGCATCACCCGGCCGCTGGAAATCCGCATGGGCCTGAGTACCGGCTATTGCACGGTGGGCAACTTCGGCGCCGACATGCGCATGGATTACACCATCATCGGCCGCGAAGTGAATCTGGCCAGCCGCCTGGAAAGCGCTGCTGAAGCCGGTGAAATCCTGATCCCCCATGAAACCTGGTCGCTGATCAAGGACCTGATCATGTGTCGCGACAAAGGCCGCATCGAGGTCAAGGGCTTCGGTCGGCCGGTACAGATCTATCAGGTGGTGGGATTGCGCCGCGATCTGGGCGCGGCGCCGACCTTTGTTGAACATGAACTGCCGGGCTTCTCCATGTATCTGGACACCAGCGGCATTCGCAATTACGACAAGGAAGATATCGTCCGCTCGCTGGAGCTGGCCGCTCGCAAGCTGCGCGACAAGGTGATCATTTAA
- a CDS encoding patatin-like phospholipase family protein, with protein sequence MFRCVLLLLLALLTPLAAAQPSTSAEPRTGLVLSGGGARGLAHIGVLKQIEAMNIPIHAIAGTSMGAVIGGLYAAGYSADELEKIALELDWPAALSDAPLREDIPYRRKQDDRDFLVKQRLSFKEGKLSFPLGILQGQNLGLVLESLLVHTNDIDEFDRLPIPFRAVATDIATGDAVVFKSGHLPQAIRASIGLPGFFAPVMVDGRMLVDGVLSKNLPVDVAREMGVDRVIVVDIATPLKPASDMHSILDIMDQTTTLLTRNNTQEQLATLTEHDMLLQPELGAIAFSSFAETDQAIAAGEQSLLQSTVLNAFARPASLQQPGGNLASNRPHRQPIIHDIRVINSGKVDDQVVRSMVRQQLDEPLNTDHLAKDMGTIYGTDYFSQVNYEILHEEDRNTLLIRTSGRETGTDYLRLGLNLVDDFEGGSQFTIGASFRVNGVNPLGAEWLTRLQLGEHQQLYSEFYQPLDYGSRYFIAPFVDAEAQNVEVILDNDPVADYRQQRYGAGLNVGRQIANNGEVRFGLSRYWGESEIRVGDPEQPTLEFDEAFYSLQVDRDTLDNVNFPRSGDAARILWRQSEPDLGADARYQQLEIRANKAFASGPHSFQLGAFIGRTDSDVSVAQSSFILGGPGEFSGFRQGGLAGQNYNLARLVYYRQLNPASTPLTMPIYLGGTLEYGRVYNKGDDALDTGYMGASSIMLGMDTFLGPLFFGIGANQEGERALYMNLGQTF encoded by the coding sequence ATGTTCAGATGTGTTCTTCTCCTGCTGCTGGCCCTGCTCACGCCGCTGGCCGCCGCGCAGCCCAGCACCTCCGCCGAGCCACGTACCGGGCTGGTACTGTCCGGCGGTGGCGCCCGGGGTCTGGCCCACATCGGCGTGCTGAAACAGATCGAGGCGATGAACATTCCCATCCATGCAATTGCCGGCACCAGCATGGGTGCGGTCATCGGCGGCCTGTATGCGGCCGGCTACAGCGCGGATGAGCTGGAGAAAATCGCCCTGGAGCTGGACTGGCCAGCGGCGCTGAGCGACGCCCCGCTGCGCGAGGACATCCCCTACCGCCGCAAGCAGGATGATCGGGATTTTCTGGTCAAGCAGCGGCTGTCGTTCAAGGAAGGCAAGCTCAGTTTCCCGCTGGGCATCCTGCAGGGCCAGAATCTCGGCCTGGTACTGGAAAGCCTGCTGGTGCATACCAATGACATCGATGAGTTCGACCGGCTGCCGATTCCATTCCGCGCCGTCGCCACCGATATCGCCACCGGCGATGCGGTGGTGTTCAAGAGCGGACACCTGCCGCAGGCCATCCGCGCCAGCATCGGCTTGCCCGGCTTCTTCGCTCCGGTGATGGTCGATGGCCGCATGCTGGTGGATGGGGTGCTGTCGAAGAACCTGCCAGTGGATGTAGCCCGGGAGATGGGTGTGGACAGAGTCATCGTGGTGGATATCGCCACCCCGCTGAAGCCGGCCAGCGATATGCACAGCATTCTCGACATCATGGATCAGACCACCACCCTGTTGACGCGCAACAATACCCAGGAGCAACTGGCGACTCTGACCGAGCACGACATGCTGCTGCAGCCCGAGCTGGGCGCCATTGCCTTCAGCAGCTTTGCCGAAACCGATCAGGCCATCGCCGCCGGTGAGCAGAGCCTGTTGCAATCCACTGTACTGAACGCCTTTGCACGCCCCGCAAGCCTGCAGCAACCGGGCGGCAACCTGGCGAGCAACCGCCCGCACCGCCAACCGATCATCCATGATATCCGCGTTATCAACAGCGGCAAGGTGGATGACCAGGTAGTGCGCAGCATGGTGCGTCAGCAGCTCGACGAACCCTTGAATACCGACCACCTGGCAAAGGACATGGGCACCATCTACGGCACCGATTATTTCAGTCAGGTCAATTACGAGATTCTGCACGAGGAAGACAGGAATACCCTGCTGATTCGCACCAGCGGGCGGGAGACCGGCACCGACTATCTGCGCCTGGGGTTGAATCTGGTGGATGATTTCGAAGGGGGCAGCCAGTTCACCATCGGCGCCAGCTTCCGCGTCAACGGCGTCAACCCGTTGGGCGCCGAATGGCTCACGCGCCTGCAGCTGGGCGAGCATCAGCAGCTGTACAGCGAGTTCTATCAACCACTGGATTATGGCTCACGCTACTTCATCGCGCCCTTCGTCGATGCTGAAGCGCAGAATGTCGAGGTGATTCTGGATAATGATCCCGTGGCCGATTACCGCCAGCAGCGCTACGGCGCGGGCCTGAATGTCGGCCGGCAGATTGCCAATAACGGGGAGGTTCGTTTCGGCCTGTCGCGTTATTGGGGGGAATCCGAAATCCGCGTGGGTGATCCGGAACAGCCGACGCTGGAGTTCGATGAGGCCTTCTATTCGCTGCAGGTCGATCGCGACACTCTGGATAACGTCAACTTCCCCCGCTCCGGCGATGCTGCGCGCATACTCTGGCGCCAGTCGGAGCCGGATCTGGGGGCAGATGCGCGCTATCAGCAGTTGGAGATCAGAGCCAACAAGGCGTTTGCCAGCGGGCCACACAGTTTTCAACTGGGCGCGTTCATCGGCCGCACCGACAGTGATGTGAGCGTTGCGCAAAGCAGTTTCATCCTCGGCGGTCCCGGCGAGTTCTCCGGTTTCCGGCAGGGCGGCCTTGCCGGGCAGAACTACAACCTGGCACGTCTGGTTTACTACCGGCAGCTGAATCCCGCCAGCACACCGCTGACCATGCCGATCTATCTGGGCGGCACCCTGGAATATGGCCGTGTCTACAACAAGGGCGATGATGCGCTGGATACCGGTTATATGGGTGCCAGCAGTATCATGCTGGGCATGGATACCTTCCTTGGCCCGCTGTTCTTCGGCATCGGCGCCAACCAGGAAGGCGAGCGCGCGCTGTACATGAATCTGGGGCAGACGTTCTGA
- a CDS encoding UDP-2,3-diacylglucosamine diphosphatase: MSQAEDFSAVGKQRVRTIWISDVHLGTRDCQAEKLASFLKEYECDQLYLVGDIIDGWRLRKSIYWPQSHTNVVRRILTMSKRGTRVTYVTGNHDEFLRRYATLSIGNILLVGEAEHITADGRKLLVIHGDQFDVITRCHRWLAFLGDHAYGFSLRLNRWLNYWRSRCGYGYWSLSGYLKHRVKKAVNFISEFEGALAHECHKRDFQGVVCGHIHHAEIREVDGISYHNCGDWVESCTALIEHWDGSIEQYTWAEVAAPEKSAQQALPLPANSATP, from the coding sequence ATGAGCCAGGCAGAGGACTTTTCGGCGGTCGGGAAACAACGGGTACGCACTATCTGGATTTCCGATGTGCATCTGGGAACGCGTGATTGTCAGGCCGAGAAGCTGGCCAGCTTTCTCAAGGAGTACGAGTGCGATCAGTTGTATCTGGTCGGCGACATCATCGACGGCTGGCGCCTGCGCAAGAGCATATACTGGCCGCAGTCGCACACCAATGTGGTGCGCCGCATCCTGACCATGAGCAAGCGCGGCACGCGGGTGACCTATGTCACCGGCAATCACGATGAATTTCTGCGCCGTTACGCCACGCTGAGTATCGGTAACATTCTGTTGGTGGGCGAAGCTGAGCATATAACCGCTGACGGCAGAAAACTGCTGGTCATTCACGGTGATCAGTTCGATGTGATCACCCGTTGCCACCGCTGGTTGGCCTTTCTGGGCGACCATGCCTATGGCTTCAGCCTGCGGCTGAACCGCTGGCTCAACTACTGGCGCAGCCGTTGCGGTTACGGCTACTGGTCACTGTCCGGCTATCTCAAGCACCGGGTGAAGAAGGCCGTCAATTTCATCAGTGAGTTCGAGGGCGCACTGGCCCATGAGTGTCACAAGCGTGATTTTCAGGGCGTGGTATGCGGGCATATCCATCATGCGGAAATCCGCGAGGTTGACGGCATCAGCTATCACAACTGTGGTGACTGGGTGGAATCCTGCACGGCGTTGATCGAGCACTGGGATGGCAGTATCGAACAGTACACCTGGGCCGAGGTGGCCGCCCCCGAGAAGTCGGCACAGCAGGCGTTGCCGCTGCCCGCCAATTCCGCGACACCTTAA
- the recQ gene encoding DNA helicase RecQ — translation MREQALQRLRDIFGYGEFRGHQADIIDQVARGGDALVLMPTGGGKSLCYQIPGLLRDGLTVVVSPLIALMDDQVATLNELGLRAAALNSTLDEANRRDIAHRLRRGEMDFLYLAPERLLKPRTLQFLQSLNIALFAIDEAHCVSQWGHDFRPEYLQMGQLAELFPGVPRMALTATADERTREEIAQRLMLENAARFVSGFDRPNIFYRIVPKDRPRQQLQAFLKGQRGNAGIVYCLSRKKVEDTAQWLSEQGWPALPYHAGLSAELRASNQRRFLNEEGLIMVATIAFGMGIDKSNVRFVAHLDLPKSIEAYYQETGRAGRDGLPADAWMAYGLQDLLMLNQFLANSDGDERHKRIERHKLDAMLALCEITTCRRQSLLGYFGDTLDQPCGNCDNCQEPVATWDGSEAARMALSTVYRSGQRYGVGHLVDILLGRDNEKIRTAGHQHLSTYGIGKQLNEQDWRSVFRQLIARGLVEIDLDGFGSLRLTDSCRPLLRGEESLALRKDVSRATSLPSRSGDKPVIADADKPLWENLRALRKRLAEAHGVPPYVVFADSTLVDMLRQRPTTLQDMALVSGIGAHKLERYGADFLQVMLEESGAAAATPVHQAHEVQALAQAGMDAQQIAQQTGLPIRQVYQKLAQAISTGQLELHQAIDLPPGQLDRIQDLFLNEAEEDLPGVRAVARELDEPVEEGVLHCIRAALVLEISG, via the coding sequence ATGCGCGAGCAAGCCTTACAGCGGCTACGGGACATATTCGGTTACGGCGAATTTCGCGGGCATCAGGCGGATATCATCGACCAGGTCGCCCGCGGTGGTGATGCGCTGGTGCTGATGCCGACCGGCGGCGGCAAGTCGCTGTGCTATCAGATTCCGGGTTTGTTGCGTGATGGGCTCACCGTGGTGGTGTCGCCGCTGATCGCCCTGATGGATGACCAGGTTGCCACCCTCAACGAGCTGGGGCTGCGAGCGGCGGCGCTGAATTCCACGCTGGACGAGGCGAACCGGCGCGATATTGCCCACCGGCTGCGCCGGGGCGAGATGGACTTTCTCTATCTGGCACCGGAACGGCTGCTCAAGCCGCGCACGCTGCAGTTCCTGCAAAGCCTGAACATTGCTCTGTTTGCCATCGACGAAGCGCACTGTGTCTCCCAGTGGGGGCATGATTTCCGTCCGGAATACCTGCAGATGGGCCAGCTCGCCGAGCTGTTCCCCGGCGTACCGCGCATGGCACTGACCGCCACGGCGGATGAACGCACCCGGGAGGAGATTGCCCAGCGGCTCATGCTGGAGAATGCCGCGCGTTTCGTTTCCGGGTTCGATCGACCGAATATCTTCTATCGCATCGTGCCCAAGGACCGGCCACGTCAGCAGCTGCAGGCGTTCCTCAAGGGGCAGCGCGGCAACGCCGGGATCGTCTACTGCCTGTCGCGGAAAAAAGTCGAGGATACCGCGCAGTGGCTCAGCGAGCAGGGCTGGCCGGCGCTGCCTTACCATGCGGGGCTGTCCGCCGAGCTGCGGGCCAGCAATCAGCGGCGCTTTCTCAACGAGGAAGGGTTGATCATGGTGGCGACCATTGCCTTCGGCATGGGCATCGACAAATCCAACGTGCGTTTCGTCGCGCATCTGGATCTGCCGAAAAGCATCGAGGCCTACTATCAGGAAACCGGCCGCGCCGGTCGCGACGGATTGCCCGCGGATGCCTGGATGGCCTACGGACTGCAGGATCTTTTGATGCTCAACCAGTTTCTCGCCAACTCCGATGGCGACGAGCGGCACAAGCGCATCGAGCGGCACAAGCTCGACGCCATGCTGGCACTCTGTGAAATCACTACCTGCCGACGGCAATCACTGCTGGGCTACTTCGGCGACACCCTGGATCAGCCGTGCGGCAATTGTGACAACTGTCAGGAGCCGGTGGCTACCTGGGACGGCAGCGAGGCGGCGCGAATGGCCTTGTCCACCGTCTACCGCAGTGGCCAGCGTTACGGCGTCGGGCATCTGGTGGATATCCTGCTGGGCCGCGATAACGAGAAAATCCGTACAGCCGGTCATCAGCATCTGTCCACCTATGGCATAGGCAAGCAACTGAACGAGCAGGACTGGCGCTCGGTGTTTCGCCAGCTGATCGCCCGTGGTCTGGTCGAAATTGACCTGGATGGCTTTGGCAGCCTGCGGCTGACTGACAGCTGCCGTCCGTTATTGCGCGGTGAGGAGTCCCTGGCCCTGCGCAAGGATGTGTCCCGTGCGACCAGCCTGCCGAGCAGGTCCGGCGACAAGCCGGTGATTGCCGATGCCGACAAGCCGCTGTGGGAAAACCTGCGCGCGCTGCGCAAGCGCCTGGCCGAGGCGCATGGCGTGCCGCCCTATGTGGTATTTGCCGATTCGACGCTGGTCGACATGCTGCGTCAGCGACCGACGACATTGCAGGATATGGCGCTGGTCAGTGGTATCGGCGCACACAAGCTGGAGCGTTACGGTGCGGATTTCCTGCAGGTCATGCTCGAAGAGAGTGGCGCAGCAGCAGCGACGCCGGTGCATCAGGCGCATGAGGTCCAGGCGTTGGCTCAGGCCGGTATGGACGCACAGCAGATTGCCCAGCAGACCGGCCTGCCGATCAGGCAGGTCTATCAGAAGCTGGCTCAGGCTATCAGTACCGGACAGTTGGAGTTGCATCAGGCTATCGATCTGCCACCGGGGCAGTTGGATCGTATCCAGGACCTCTTCCTCAACGAAGCGGAAGAAGATCTGCCTGGCGTGCGCGCCGTGGCCAGGGAGCTGGATGAGCCGGTGGAAGAGGGCGTGTTGCACTGCATCCGCGCGGCGCTGGTGCTGGAGATCAGTGGCTGA